The following proteins are co-located in the Citrobacter freundii ATCC 8090 = MTCC 1658 = NBRC 12681 genome:
- the ssuE gene encoding NADPH-dependent FMN reductase: protein MRVITLAGSPRFPSRSSALLEYAREKLNGHDVEVFHWNLHNFAPEDLIYARFDSPALKTFSEQLQDADGLIVATPVYKAAYSGALKTLLDLLPERALEGKVVLPLATGGSVAHLLAVDYALKPVLSALKAQEILHGVFADDSQVIDYQHKPQFTPNLQQRLDSALDTFWLALHRRDVQLPQLNTLRGAAHA from the coding sequence ATGCGCGTCATTACTCTGGCGGGAAGCCCACGCTTTCCCTCTCGCTCCAGCGCGTTACTGGAATATGCCCGAGAAAAACTAAACGGTCATGATGTCGAAGTCTTTCACTGGAACCTGCATAACTTTGCCCCGGAAGACCTAATCTATGCCCGTTTTGACAGTCCGGCGTTGAAGACATTTAGCGAACAATTGCAGGATGCAGACGGGCTGATTGTCGCCACGCCGGTCTATAAAGCCGCTTACTCTGGCGCCCTGAAAACCCTGCTCGATCTGCTCCCCGAGCGAGCGCTGGAAGGGAAAGTAGTTTTGCCGTTGGCTACCGGCGGCAGCGTGGCGCATTTGCTTGCCGTCGATTACGCGCTGAAACCGGTACTGAGCGCATTAAAGGCCCAGGAGATCCTGCACGGTGTGTTTGCCGATGATTCGCAGGTAATTGATTATCAACATAAACCTCAGTTTACGCCTAACCTTCAGCAGCGTCTGGACAGTGCGCTTGATACCTTCTGGCTGGCGTTGCATCGTCGCGACGTCCAACTTCCTCAACTGAACACCCTGCGAGGTGCCGCCCATGCTTGA
- the pyrD gene encoding quinone-dependent dihydroorotate dehydrogenase, producing MYYPFVRKALFQLDPERAHELTFQQLRRITGTPLEALVRQKVPAKPVTCMGLTFKNPLGLAAGLDKDGECIDALGAMGFGSIEIGTVTPRPQPGNDKPRLFRLVDAEGLINRMGFNNHGVDNLVENVKKSHFDGILGINIGKNKDTPVENGKDDYLICMEKVYAYAGYIAINISSPNTPGLRTLQYGEALDDLLTAIKNKQNDLQAIHHKYVPVAVKIAPDLSVEELIQVADSLVRHNIDGVIATNTTLDRSLVQGMKNCDQMGGLSGRPLQLKSTEIIRQLSQELKGQLPIIGVGGIDSVIAAREKIAAGATLVQIYSGFIFKGPPLIKEIVSNI from the coding sequence ATGTACTACCCCTTCGTTCGTAAAGCCCTTTTTCAGCTCGATCCAGAGCGCGCTCATGAATTGACATTCCAGCAATTACGTCGCATTACCGGCACACCGCTTGAAGCGCTTGTGCGCCAGAAAGTACCGGCAAAACCGGTTACCTGTATGGGGTTGACGTTTAAGAATCCGCTCGGGCTTGCTGCCGGACTGGATAAAGACGGGGAGTGCATTGATGCGCTCGGCGCGATGGGATTTGGTTCCATTGAGATTGGTACCGTGACGCCACGCCCTCAGCCGGGTAACGATAAACCGCGTCTGTTCCGTCTGGTCGATGCAGAAGGTTTGATCAACCGTATGGGGTTTAATAACCACGGGGTTGATAACCTGGTTGAGAACGTTAAAAAATCGCATTTTGACGGTATTCTGGGGATTAATATTGGTAAGAATAAAGATACCCCAGTAGAGAACGGCAAAGATGACTATCTGATTTGTATGGAAAAAGTCTATGCTTATGCGGGTTATATCGCGATTAATATCTCTTCACCGAATACGCCGGGATTACGTACGCTGCAATACGGCGAGGCGCTAGACGATCTTCTGACGGCAATTAAAAATAAGCAAAATGATCTGCAAGCGATCCACCATAAATATGTTCCAGTGGCGGTAAAGATCGCGCCGGATCTTTCTGTGGAAGAACTGATCCAGGTTGCTGACAGTTTAGTTCGTCATAATATTGATGGCGTAATTGCGACTAACACCACGCTCGATCGTTCTCTCGTTCAAGGAATGAAAAATTGCGATCAAATGGGTGGCCTGAGCGGTCGACCGTTACAATTAAAAAGTACAGAAATTATTCGCCAGTTGTCTCAGGAATTAAAAGGCCAACTGCCGATTATTGGTGTTGGTGGTATCGACTCGGTGATTGCTGCACGTGAGAAAATAGCTGCTGGTGCAACCCTCGTACAGATTTATTCGGGCTTTATTTTTAAAGGTCCGCCGTTGATAAAAGAAATCGTCAGCAATATCTGA
- the pncB gene encoding nicotinate phosphoribosyltransferase, whose amino-acid sequence MTQFASPVLHSLLDTDAYKLHMQQAVFHHYYDVQVAAEFRCRGDDLLGIYADSIREQVNAMQHLRLQEDEYQWLSGLPFFKADYLTWLRDFRYNPEQVCVTNDNGKLNIRLTGPWREVIMWEVPLLAVISELVHRYRSPESGVPQALDELESKLVEFSALTKDVDMSRFHLMDFGTRRRFSREVQQAIVKRLQQEPWFVGTSNYDLARRLSLTPMGTQAHEWFQAHQQISPELATSQRVALAAWLNEYPDQLGIALTDCITMDAFLRDFGVEFATRYQGLRHDSGDPVEWGEKAIAHYEKLGIDPLSKTLVFSDNLDLKKAIELYRHFSSRVQLSFGIGTRLTCDIPQVKPLNIVIKLVECNGKPVAKLSDSPGKTICHDKAFVRALRKAFDLPHIKKAS is encoded by the coding sequence ATGACACAATTCGCTTCTCCTGTTCTGCACTCGCTGCTGGATACAGACGCTTATAAGTTGCATATGCAGCAAGCCGTTTTTCACCACTACTATGACGTACAAGTAGCGGCTGAATTTCGTTGCCGTGGCGATGACCTGCTCGGTATTTATGCCGATTCTATTCGTGAGCAGGTGAATGCTATGCAGCACCTGCGACTGCAGGAGGATGAGTACCAGTGGCTCTCCGGCCTGCCTTTCTTTAAAGCTGATTACCTCACCTGGTTACGTGATTTCCGCTATAACCCGGAACAGGTTTGCGTCACCAATGATAACGGTAAGCTAAACATCCGCTTAACCGGTCCGTGGCGTGAAGTGATCATGTGGGAAGTCCCGCTGTTAGCGGTGATTAGCGAACTGGTACACCGTTACCGCTCACCTGAATCAGGCGTCCCGCAGGCACTCGATGAGCTGGAAAGCAAACTAGTAGAATTCTCTGCTTTAACAAAAGATGTCGATATGTCCCGCTTCCATTTGATGGATTTCGGTACGCGTCGTCGTTTTTCGCGCGAAGTACAGCAGGCTATCGTTAAACGCCTGCAGCAAGAGCCCTGGTTTGTCGGCACCAGTAACTACGATCTGGCCCGCCGCCTGTCATTAACCCCAATGGGTACGCAGGCGCATGAGTGGTTCCAGGCTCATCAGCAAATCAGTCCTGAACTTGCCACCAGCCAACGTGTAGCCCTGGCCGCCTGGTTAAATGAGTATCCTGATCAACTCGGCATTGCATTGACCGATTGCATCACCATGGACGCATTTTTACGCGACTTTGGCGTTGAGTTTGCGACCCGCTACCAGGGATTACGCCATGACTCAGGCGATCCGGTGGAATGGGGTGAAAAAGCCATCGCCCATTATGAAAAACTGGGTATTGATCCGCTGAGCAAAACGCTGGTCTTTTCAGATAACCTCGATCTGAAAAAAGCGATTGAACTCTACCGCCACTTCTCTTCCCGCGTACAGTTGAGTTTTGGTATTGGGACACGGCTAACATGCGACATTCCACAGGTTAAGCCGCTTAATATCGTAATTAAGCTGGTGGAATGTAACGGCAAACCAGTGGCGAAGTTATCTGACAGCCCGGGTAAAACCATCTGCCACGATAAAGCATTTGTTCGTGCACTGCGCAAAGCCTTCGATCTCCCGCATATTAAAAAAGCCAGTTAA
- the pepN gene encoding aminopeptidase N has product MTQQPQAKYRHDYRAPDYQITDIDLTFDLDAEKTVVTAVSQVVRHGASDAPLRLNGEDLTLVSIHVNDELWTEYREEEGALVINQLPERFTLRIVNEISPAANTALEGLYKSGDALCTQCEAEGFRHITWYLDRPDVLARFTTKIIADKTQYPFLLSNGNRVAQGELENGRHWVQWQDPFPKPCYLFALVAGDFDVLRDTFTTRSGREVALELYVDRGNLDRAPWAMTSLKNSMKWDEERFGLEYDLDIYMIVAVDFFNMGAMENKGLNIFNSKYVLARTDTATDKDYLDIERVIGHEYFHNWTGNRVTCRDWFQLSLKEGLTVFRDQEFSSDLGSRAVNRISNVRTMRGLQFAEDASPMAHPIRPDMVIEMNNFYTLTVYEKGAEVIRMIHTLLGEANFQKGMQLYFERHDGSAATCDDFVQAMEDASNVDLSHFRRWYSQSGTPILTVRDDYNPSTEQYTLTISQRTPATPDQAEKQPLHIPFALELYDNEGKVIPLQKGGHPVNSVLNVTQAEQTFVFDNVYFQPVPALLCEFSAPVKLEYKWSDQQLTFLMRHARNDFSRWDAAQSLLATYIKLNVARHQQGQPLSLPVHVADAFRAVLLDEKIDPALAAEILTLPSVNEIAELFDIIDPVAITEVREALTRTLAAELADEFLAIYNANHLDEYRVEHADIGKRTLRNACLRFLAFGETHLADTLVSKQYREANNMTDALAALSAAVAAQLPCRDALMQEYDNKWHHDGLVMDKWFILQSTSPARNVLETVRGLLKHRSFSMSNPNRIRSLIGAFAGSNPAAFHAEDGSGYQFLVDMLTELNSRNPQVASRLIEPLIRLKRYDAKRQAKMRAALEQLKGLENLSGDLFEKISKALA; this is encoded by the coding sequence ATGACACAACAGCCACAAGCCAAATACCGTCACGACTATCGTGCGCCGGATTACCAGATTACTGATATTGATTTGACCTTTGACCTGGATGCTGAAAAAACCGTGGTCACCGCAGTGAGCCAGGTTGTCCGTCATGGCGCGTCCGACGCGCCCCTGCGCTTGAATGGCGAAGATCTGACCCTGGTGTCGATCCACGTAAACGACGAGCTGTGGACAGAGTATAGAGAAGAAGAGGGCGCTCTGGTCATCAATCAACTGCCGGAACGTTTTACGCTGCGTATCGTGAATGAAATTAGCCCAGCGGCGAATACCGCGCTGGAAGGGCTGTACAAGTCAGGCGATGCGCTGTGTACTCAGTGCGAAGCAGAAGGTTTCCGCCATATTACCTGGTATCTTGATCGCCCGGACGTGCTGGCGCGTTTTACTACCAAAATAATCGCCGATAAAACGCAATATCCGTTCCTGCTCTCCAACGGTAACCGCGTGGCGCAGGGTGAACTGGAAAATGGTCGTCACTGGGTACAGTGGCAGGATCCATTCCCGAAACCGTGCTATTTATTTGCGCTGGTAGCCGGTGATTTTGACGTCCTGCGCGATACTTTTACTACCCGCTCAGGGCGTGAAGTGGCACTGGAACTGTACGTCGATCGCGGTAACCTGGACCGCGCGCCATGGGCGATGACCTCGCTGAAAAACTCCATGAAATGGGATGAAGAGCGCTTTGGCCTCGAGTATGACCTCGACATCTATATGATTGTCGCTGTGGATTTCTTCAACATGGGCGCGATGGAGAATAAAGGTCTGAACATCTTTAACTCCAAATACGTGCTGGCGCGTACCGATACCGCCACCGACAAAGATTACCTCGATATTGAGCGCGTCATCGGTCACGAATATTTCCATAACTGGACCGGCAACCGCGTGACCTGTCGCGACTGGTTCCAGCTGAGCCTGAAAGAGGGTTTAACTGTGTTCCGCGATCAGGAGTTCAGTTCCGATCTCGGCTCACGTGCGGTAAACCGCATCAGCAATGTGCGTACCATGCGCGGCCTGCAGTTTGCTGAGGACGCCAGCCCGATGGCGCATCCTATCCGCCCGGATATGGTCATCGAAATGAACAACTTTTATACCCTGACCGTGTACGAGAAGGGGGCGGAAGTGATTCGTATGATCCACACCCTGCTGGGTGAGGCTAACTTCCAGAAAGGGATGCAGCTGTACTTTGAGCGTCACGACGGTAGCGCTGCAACCTGTGATGATTTTGTGCAGGCGATGGAAGATGCGTCTAACGTTGATCTCTCCCATTTCCGCCGCTGGTACAGTCAGTCCGGTACGCCGATTCTGACCGTGCGTGATGACTATAACCCATCAACTGAACAGTACACGCTGACCATTAGCCAGCGCACGCCGGCCACGCCGGATCAGGCTGAAAAACAACCGCTGCATATTCCATTCGCTCTCGAGTTGTATGACAACGAAGGGAAAGTGATCCCGCTACAAAAAGGCGGGCACCCGGTGAATTCCGTACTCAACGTCACCCAGGCAGAGCAGACGTTTGTCTTTGATAACGTCTACTTCCAGCCGGTTCCGGCGCTGCTGTGCGAATTCTCCGCGCCGGTAAAACTGGAATATAAATGGAGCGATCAGCAACTGACTTTCCTGATGCGTCACGCGCGTAATGATTTCTCTCGTTGGGACGCGGCGCAAAGCCTGCTGGCGACCTACATTAAGCTCAACGTTGCCCGCCATCAGCAGGGACAGCCGCTGTCGCTGCCGGTACACGTGGCCGATGCATTCCGCGCAGTTTTGCTGGATGAGAAAATCGATCCGGCGCTGGCGGCAGAGATCCTGACGCTGCCTTCAGTAAATGAAATTGCCGAACTGTTCGACATCATTGATCCGGTGGCGATAACCGAAGTACGCGAAGCGTTAACCCGCACGTTGGCGGCCGAGCTGGCGGATGAATTCCTCGCCATCTATAACGCTAATCATCTTGATGAGTACCGCGTTGAGCATGCCGATATTGGCAAGCGTACGCTGCGTAACGCCTGCCTGCGATTCCTGGCCTTTGGCGAAACCCATCTGGCTGACACGCTGGTAAGCAAGCAGTACCGTGAAGCGAACAATATGACCGATGCGCTGGCGGCGCTATCCGCGGCAGTCGCTGCGCAGCTTCCTTGTCGTGATGCGTTGATGCAGGAGTATGACAATAAGTGGCACCATGACGGTCTGGTGATGGATAAATGGTTTATCCTGCAATCCACCAGCCCGGCTAGAAACGTACTGGAAACGGTACGCGGCCTGTTGAAGCATCGCTCTTTTAGCATGAGTAACCCAAACCGCATCCGTTCTCTGATCGGTGCCTTCGCGGGCAGCAACCCGGCAGCATTCCATGCGGAAGATGGTAGCGGTTATCAGTTCCTGGTTGACATGCTGACTGAGCTCAACAGCCGTAACCCGCAGGTGGCGTCACGCCTGATTGAGCCGCTGATTCGCTTAAAACGTTATGATGCAAAACGTCAGGCGAAGATGCGTGCGGCGCTGGAACAGCTGAAAGGTCTGGAGAATCTGTCAGGCGATCTGTTCGAAAAGATCTCTAAAGCGTTAGCCTGA
- the ssuC gene encoding aliphatic sulfonate ABC transporter permease SsuC yields MATTKNRWLLRLAPWFLPVGLVALWQLASSMGWLSNRILPSPEGVIEAFWTLSASGELWQHLAISSWRALIGFSIGGSIGLTLGLISGLSRWGERLLDTSVQMLRNVPHLALIPLVILWFGIDESAKIFLVALGTLFPIYINTWHGIRNIDRGLVEMARSYGLSGFSLFVHVILPGALPSIMVGVRFALGLMWLTLIVAETISANAGIGYLAMNAREFLQTDVVVVAIILYALLGKLADVSAQLLERVWLRWHPAYHIKEATV; encoded by the coding sequence ATGGCAACGACGAAAAACAGATGGTTATTGCGCCTCGCGCCCTGGTTTTTACCGGTAGGTCTGGTGGCGCTCTGGCAGCTCGCATCATCAATGGGCTGGCTGTCCAACCGCATACTGCCCTCTCCGGAGGGTGTTATCGAAGCCTTCTGGACGCTTTCCGCCAGCGGCGAGCTTTGGCAGCATCTGGCCATCAGTTCCTGGCGCGCGCTGATCGGATTCTCCATCGGTGGATCGATTGGCCTGACGCTGGGACTGATCAGCGGTCTTTCGCGTTGGGGAGAACGCCTGCTGGATACCTCGGTGCAGATGCTGCGTAACGTACCGCATCTGGCGCTGATCCCGCTGGTGATTTTGTGGTTCGGCATTGATGAATCCGCCAAGATCTTTCTCGTTGCGTTGGGCACGCTGTTCCCGATTTACATCAACACCTGGCATGGGATCCGTAATATCGATCGTGGGCTGGTAGAAATGGCGCGTAGCTATGGGTTGTCCGGCTTTTCACTGTTTGTTCATGTCATCCTCCCTGGCGCCCTGCCCTCAATTATGGTCGGTGTGCGTTTCGCTCTCGGGCTGATGTGGCTGACGCTTATCGTCGCAGAAACCATTTCAGCCAATGCCGGTATTGGCTACCTGGCGATGAACGCCCGCGAATTTCTGCAAACCGATGTGGTCGTGGTGGCCATTATTCTCTACGCCTTACTCGGCAAACTTGCCGACGTCAGCGCCCAATTGCTGGAGCGAGTCTGGCTGCGCTGGCACCCGGCTTACCACATAAAGGAGGCTACCGTATGA
- a CDS encoding sulfonate ABC transporter substrate-binding protein — MLDLLKRHTSWLALSGLLSLSTLGHAAESAPDALRIGYQKGSVSMVLAKSHQLLEKRYPQTKISWVEFPAGPQMLEALNIGSIDLGSTGDIPPIFAQAAGADLVYVGVEPPKPKAEVILVPKNSPIQSVAQLKGHKVAFQKGSSAHNLLLRALQQAGLKLTDIQPTYLTPADARAAFQQGNVDAWAIWDPYYSAALLQGDVRVLKDGSDLKQTGSFYLAARPYAEKNGAFVLGVLDTFSQADALTLSQRQQSITLLAKTMGLPEPVIASYLDHRPPTTIVPVNASVAALQQQTADLFYDNRLVPKKIDIRQRIWQPTQQAGEKL; from the coding sequence ATGCTTGATCTTCTCAAGCGTCACACGTCATGGCTGGCACTGAGTGGGTTGTTGTCGTTGTCAACTCTGGGGCATGCCGCAGAATCGGCCCCCGATGCCCTGCGTATTGGTTACCAGAAAGGAAGCGTCAGTATGGTGCTGGCCAAAAGCCATCAGCTACTGGAGAAACGCTATCCGCAGACTAAAATCTCGTGGGTCGAATTCCCGGCTGGGCCGCAAATGCTGGAAGCGCTCAACATCGGCAGTATCGATCTCGGCAGCACCGGTGATATTCCGCCAATTTTCGCCCAGGCTGCCGGAGCCGATCTGGTTTACGTGGGCGTCGAGCCGCCCAAGCCGAAAGCCGAAGTGATTCTGGTGCCGAAAAATAGCCCGATCCAGAGCGTCGCGCAGCTTAAAGGACATAAAGTCGCCTTCCAGAAAGGGTCCAGCGCCCACAATTTACTGCTCCGGGCGCTGCAACAGGCTGGACTGAAACTTACCGATATTCAACCGACCTATCTGACTCCCGCCGACGCGCGAGCAGCCTTTCAGCAAGGAAACGTTGATGCATGGGCTATCTGGGACCCCTATTATTCCGCCGCGTTACTGCAAGGTGATGTACGCGTGCTAAAAGACGGCTCAGACCTCAAGCAAACCGGTTCGTTTTATCTCGCCGCCCGTCCCTATGCCGAGAAAAATGGCGCATTTGTTCTTGGCGTACTGGATACCTTTAGCCAGGCCGATGCGTTAACCCTCAGCCAGCGCCAGCAAAGTATTACCCTGCTGGCCAAAACCATGGGACTGCCAGAACCGGTGATTGCGTCTTATCTGGATCACCGTCCGCCAACCACCATTGTGCCAGTCAACGCCTCTGTTGCAGCCCTGCAACAACAAACCGCCGATCTGTTTTATGACAACCGTCTGGTGCCGAAAAAAATCGATATTCGCCAGCGTATCTGGCAACCCACTCAGCAGGCAGGAGAAAAATTATGA
- the asnS gene encoding asparagine--tRNA ligase, with protein sequence MSVVPVADVLQGRVAVDSEVTVRGWVRTRRDSKAGISFLAVYDGSCFDPVQAVINNSLPNYNQDVLHLTTGCSVIVTGKVVASPGQGQSFEIQATEVEVAGWVEDPDTYPMAAKRHSIEYLREVAHMRPRTNMIGAVARVRHTLAQALHRFFHEQGFFWVSTPLITASDTEGAGEMFRVSTLDLENLPRNDQGKVDFDKDFFGKEAFLTVSGQLNGETYACALSKIYTFGPTFRAENSNTSRHLAEFWMLEPEVAFADLNDVAGLAEAMLKYAFKAVLAERADDMKFFAERVDKDAISRLERFIDADFAQVDYTDAVSILEKCGKQFENPVYWGVDLSSEHERYLAEEHFKAPVVVKNYPKDIKAFYMRLNEDGKTVAAMDVLAPGIGEIIGGSQREERLDVLDARMLEMGLNKEDYWWYRDLRRYGTVPHSGFGLGFERLIAYVTGVQNVRDVIPFPRTPRNATF encoded by the coding sequence ATGAGCGTTGTGCCTGTAGCCGACGTACTCCAGGGCCGCGTAGCCGTTGACAGCGAAGTCACCGTGCGCGGATGGGTGCGTACCCGCCGAGATTCAAAAGCTGGCATCTCCTTCCTCGCCGTTTATGACGGTTCCTGCTTTGATCCTGTACAGGCCGTCATCAATAATTCTCTGCCCAATTACAATCAGGACGTACTGCACCTGACGACGGGTTGTTCAGTTATCGTAACGGGTAAAGTCGTTGCATCACCTGGACAAGGACAGAGCTTTGAAATTCAGGCCACTGAAGTTGAAGTCGCGGGCTGGGTTGAAGATCCTGATACCTACCCAATGGCGGCTAAGCGTCACAGCATCGAGTATCTGCGTGAAGTGGCGCATATGCGTCCGCGCACCAATATGATTGGTGCGGTAGCGCGCGTACGTCATACGCTGGCGCAAGCGCTGCATCGCTTCTTCCACGAGCAGGGTTTCTTTTGGGTATCGACTCCGCTGATCACCGCTTCCGATACGGAAGGTGCCGGTGAAATGTTCCGTGTTTCTACACTGGATCTGGAAAACCTGCCGCGTAACGATCAGGGTAAAGTCGATTTCGATAAAGACTTCTTTGGTAAGGAAGCGTTCCTGACCGTTTCCGGTCAGTTGAACGGTGAAACCTACGCCTGCGCTCTGTCCAAAATTTATACCTTTGGCCCGACGTTCCGTGCAGAAAACTCTAACACCAGTCGTCACCTGGCAGAGTTCTGGATGCTGGAACCAGAAGTGGCGTTCGCTGACCTGAACGATGTTGCAGGCCTGGCTGAAGCGATGCTGAAATACGCGTTCAAAGCCGTACTGGCAGAGCGTGCGGATGATATGAAATTCTTCGCTGAACGTGTCGACAAGGACGCGATTTCACGCCTGGAACGTTTCATTGACGCTGACTTCGCGCAGGTGGATTACACCGACGCGGTAAGCATTCTGGAAAAATGCGGCAAACAGTTTGAAAACCCGGTTTACTGGGGTGTGGATCTGTCTTCCGAGCATGAACGTTATCTTGCTGAAGAGCACTTTAAAGCGCCGGTGGTGGTGAAAAACTACCCGAAAGATATCAAAGCGTTTTATATGCGCCTTAACGAAGACGGTAAAACCGTTGCTGCAATGGACGTTCTGGCTCCTGGAATCGGCGAAATCATCGGTGGTTCTCAGCGTGAAGAGCGTCTGGACGTGCTGGATGCCCGTATGCTGGAAATGGGTCTGAACAAAGAGGATTACTGGTGGTATCGCGACCTGCGTCGCTACGGTACCGTTCCGCATTCCGGCTTCGGATTGGGCTTCGAGCGTCTGATCGCTTACGTCACCGGCGTGCAAAACGTCCGTGATGTTATTCCGTTCCCGCGTACTCCGCGTAACGCCACCTTCTAA
- the ssuB gene encoding aliphatic sulfonates ABC transporter ATP-binding protein → MNTARLNQGTPLLLSAVTKQYAANTVLNQLDLHIQAGQFVAVVGRSGGGKSTLLRLLAGLESPTSGALLAGTTPLAEIQDDTRMMFQDARLLPWKTVIDNVGLGLKGHWHNAARDALAAVGLENRAQEWPAALSGGQKQRVALARALIHRPGLLLLDEPLGALDALTRLEMQELIVSLWQEHGFTVLLVTHDVSEAVAMADRVLLIEDGKIGLDLTVDIARPRRIGSVRLTELEAEVLNRVMQRGDNEVQLRKQG, encoded by the coding sequence ATGAATACCGCTCGCTTGAACCAGGGTACGCCGCTGTTGCTGAGCGCCGTGACAAAACAATACGCCGCTAATACGGTGCTCAATCAGTTAGATTTGCATATACAGGCCGGGCAGTTCGTTGCCGTGGTTGGCCGCAGCGGTGGTGGTAAAAGCACGTTGCTGCGTCTGCTGGCAGGGTTGGAGTCGCCCACCTCAGGCGCATTACTTGCCGGAACCACCCCACTGGCGGAAATTCAGGATGATACGCGTATGATGTTTCAGGATGCGCGTCTGCTACCATGGAAGACGGTTATCGATAACGTCGGTCTGGGTCTGAAAGGTCACTGGCACAATGCGGCCCGAGATGCGCTGGCCGCCGTTGGACTGGAGAATCGTGCTCAGGAGTGGCCCGCAGCGCTTTCTGGCGGACAAAAACAGCGCGTGGCCCTGGCCCGGGCATTAATTCATCGCCCTGGTCTGCTGCTGCTGGATGAACCCCTCGGCGCACTGGATGCCTTAACCCGCCTTGAAATGCAGGAGCTGATCGTCTCTTTATGGCAAGAGCACGGCTTTACCGTACTGTTGGTCACCCATGACGTCAGCGAAGCGGTAGCAATGGCCGATCGCGTTTTGCTGATTGAGGACGGAAAAATCGGGCTGGATTTAACGGTGGATATTGCACGACCTCGCCGGATTGGTTCCGTGCGTTTGACAGAACTGGAAGCCGAGGTGTTGAACCGGGTGATGCAGCGTGGCGACAATGAAGTTCAGCTACGCAAGCAAGGTTAA
- the ssuD gene encoding FMNH2-dependent alkanesulfonate monooxygenase: protein MSLNMFWFLPTHGDGHYLGTEEGSRPVDHGYLQQIAQTADRLGFTGVLIPTGRSCEDAWLVAASMIPVTQRLKFLVALRPSVTSPTVAARQAATLDRLSNGRALFNLVTGSDPQELAGDGVFLDHTERYEASAEFTQVWRRLLQGETVDFNGKHIHVRGAKLFFPPVQQPRPPLYFGGSSDAAQDLAAEQVDLYLTWGEPPEQVKAKIEQVRTKAAALGRKIRFGIRLHVIVRETTHEAWQAADRLIAHLDDDTIAKAQAAFSKTDSVGQQRMAALHNGKRDKLEISPNLWAGVGLVRGGAGTALVGDGPTVAARINEYAALGIDSFVLSGYPHLEEAYKIGELLFPHLDVAIPEIPQPQRLQQQGEAVANEFIPRKVAQS from the coding sequence ATGAGTCTGAACATGTTTTGGTTTTTACCCACCCATGGTGACGGTCATTATCTTGGAACGGAAGAGGGTTCGCGCCCTGTCGATCACGGTTATCTGCAACAAATCGCGCAAACGGCCGATCGTCTTGGGTTTACCGGCGTTCTGATCCCAACTGGTCGCTCTTGCGAAGATGCCTGGCTGGTCGCCGCCTCGATGATCCCGGTCACCCAGCGATTAAAGTTTCTGGTCGCGCTGCGTCCAAGCGTTACCTCGCCAACGGTTGCCGCACGTCAGGCTGCAACGCTCGACAGACTCTCAAATGGCCGGGCGTTATTTAACCTGGTGACCGGCAGCGATCCACAGGAACTGGCAGGCGACGGCGTGTTCCTCGATCACACCGAGCGCTATGAAGCCTCTGCTGAATTTACTCAGGTCTGGCGGCGCTTGCTGCAAGGTGAAACGGTGGATTTCAACGGCAAACATATTCACGTCCGCGGCGCGAAGCTGTTTTTCCCTCCCGTACAACAACCCCGACCACCGCTTTATTTCGGCGGCTCGTCTGATGCCGCACAAGATCTTGCTGCAGAACAGGTTGATCTCTACCTGACCTGGGGCGAGCCGCCCGAACAGGTGAAAGCGAAGATTGAACAGGTGCGGACCAAAGCAGCGGCGCTCGGGCGTAAGATCCGCTTCGGCATTCGTCTGCATGTGATCGTACGAGAGACAACGCACGAGGCATGGCAGGCAGCGGATCGTCTGATAGCCCATCTGGATGACGACACCATCGCCAAAGCCCAGGCCGCCTTCTCAAAAACGGATTCGGTTGGTCAGCAGCGAATGGCTGCACTGCACAACGGTAAACGCGACAAACTGGAAATTAGCCCGAATCTGTGGGCAGGGGTAGGACTGGTACGCGGTGGCGCAGGGACCGCACTGGTTGGAGATGGTCCTACGGTCGCAGCACGTATTAACGAGTATGCCGCGCTGGGAATCGACAGCTTTGTGCTGTCCGGCTATCCGCATCTGGAAGAAGCGTACAAGATTGGTGAGCTGCTGTTCCCGCATCTGGATGTCGCGATACCAGAAATTCCGCAACCGCAGCGCCTGCAACAGCAAGGAGAAGCGGTTGCAAACGAATTCATCCCGCGCAAAGTCGCACAAAGCTAA